CCGGAGAATTGACTGCGTTCGTTTTCAGTACTCGAGATTCCGGGAGCAAGTCATCGGGAAGTTTAATCTCCTGAGCGAGAATTTCCTCCGATCGGGCAATCGTACCCGGCCTGAACACAACAAAATCCAATACCTTAAAGAGAAGCTGATTCAGAATCGTCGAGAAGCCGAGCTTCTTCAGACGCTTGAGGAAGATTCCGGCAAGCACAGGGCCTCGACGCTCCAGGACAACTCCAGACACGGGAAATCTCTGTGCAATAGCATTGATCAATGCATATTGTGGGGCTCCACAACAAGCAAGGATCATGACCCGCGGACTCTCGGGATTCATGCAAGTCATCCAATTCAGCTAGCGTGCATCTGAGGGCACCCCGGAAAGAATTCGCGCGGCGATCTCTTCCATGGTCATGGAGTGCATATTGCCTGCTTCAACCATCTTGCTCACTTCAAACAGGATCTCTTCCAAAGCGTCCATCAGTTGGGACGACGAAGCAAGGTTTACAGGATGGAACCAGAGATGGAACAACGCCTTTTCTCGAATGGCCGATGCCAATCCTTTCTTGGCCTGCCGTATGCGATCCGATATGCTCACCAGCCGCCAAAGTCCTTTATACGGAGTGAAGAACATGGAAGCAGGAACATCCACTATTACAGATCGTTCGTTACCGCAGAGGAGACATTCAAGCTCCGGGTACACGGGCGGGCTCACAGCAAGCAGCTTGTCCGCGAAATGGAACAATTTGGAAGCATATTTCGGTGCTTCCGTCATGTTGTACCAGCTTTTTTCGGGTCCCCGAAAACACGTAAAACCCAGTTGGCACAGGATGTCCAGATGACCTATGGAATTTCTCGGAAACACCACAGAGTGCAGACGGACTCCTTTTTCTTCCGCGAGTCTTCGGCACTCCGTAAGTTGAGATCGCGCCACATCTCCGGAACACTCCGGATCTCCGAGAATAGCATGGCTGAATGTATGAGATGCTATTTCGTGCGCTTGGGAAGACCCCAAAATGGCATCCACAATGTCCGGAGCATAGAAAAAGGGATCTTTGTCAACGTCAGAAAACGGATCGTGGCTCAACCAACCTTGAGGGTACCAGGAATATTGCGGCTGAAGCACGCGATTATGGCTGGTCGGCCCGTTCTTCGCGCATCGTTGGAGAAAGAGGTGGCCGACAATGGCCCAAGTTGCCTTAATGCGGTATCTCTCAAACAGAATAAGCAAATCCCGGATTATCTCACGTTCCAGGGCATACTCTTTGTCATATTTCCGCAGTCCGTCGCGATCGAAGGAACCCCAGGCCAACTCGGTATCGATCGAAATAGTGAAAGCCGCCTCTCCGAGAGGGATCTTCTTCTTTTCTTCGGTCCAGGGTGTCAGGGGTTGGCCGGCCAATGGAGTCCCGCTTCTGCAAGCATTTGATCGAGATACTGCCTTCCCTTGATCAGCCTCGCCCACCGAACGAGCTTCTGATCGATTTCCTCAGGCAAAAGGCTTCGGATAAAGGGTTTCACGCCGTTAGGCTGGGTGTTCGCTAATTCCTTCGCAGAGAAACAATCTCGCACCGACAAGTCCGGTTCTATTCCTGCTTCACGGCATACCTGCAGGCCTTCGGGCATCCATTTTCCTTGGACGAGACCGTTGCAGTATTCCATGGCAGGTTCGTAAAGCCCGAGGTACCTTTCCGGCATCATGTCGCTCACCAGACTGGCTATCTCTTCAAATTGCCAGGCGGTCATTCCCGGCCAGGCCAACGATCTGAGAAGCTCAGTGCTCCAGATTCCCGCTTGAGTAGACACTCTGAAATCATCTCCTTTTCTGATTTCGCCTACTCCGGGAATATCCGGAATCCTCTTGCTGGGTGGAGGCAGGGGAAAGAGTCTGAAACATCCGAGGTCGAGTTTTTCCGCCAATTCCACCATCTTGACAACAAGATCCGTATTCGTCTCCTTGGTCAGGAAAAAATCTTCCAAAAGGAGAATGATCCTGGACCTGTCCACAGCATCCAGCATCAGGTGGAGATTCTCTGTCCAACTCCGGTCTTCCCCGACAGGAATGCAGGTGACCCCTTCGAATCTGAAATCAACGAAATTCGATCCCAGGTACACAGGGTAAGGGCAATCAGGCCATCTCTTGTGAAAGAGCCGGAAATACGGTTCCCATACATCGGAATACTTGTCGCACGAAACCACGAGAACAGCTAGATCAGTCATTGCTATTGTGAAAACTCCACTGGCTTAATGTGAGATAATGAAGAAGCTTGAGACGACTTCTTATTTTACCTAATTGGCTTCTTACAGCTATATGAATACGATTTTGCAGCCATCCCACCGGTGTTCTCAAGAAAAGGTTTTTTCTTTCCAGAGCATTGAGAAATGGAACTGCTTTTTCCCGTGCAAAGGCCATGATTCCATCCATAGTGTCGTAAGCCCTGTGCAACGCGCACTGTGAAAGCCGATCCATGAACATTGCTTCCATGTCTCCCTGAGATATGCCGGATGTAATGTATTCGTAATTTAATTTTGCGGAAATGAGCGGTCGTTCTTTTATTCTTGTATGGCTGACCATATGTTTGTGGACGCGATATTTGATGTACGGTCGTGAAATTCTCCCAACAGGTCCCCCGTAGTGTTTCAACCGCAGGAAAAAATCGATGTCCTCCAGGATACGGGCTTCGCTCCTGTGGACCGGGATTGTTCTTGCTACGTCGGCCCGGTAGAGGAAGCACTGCCATGTGAACTCCTGGTATCCGATTCGTCTGCTTTTTTCATCGATGATAAGACCGTCGGTGCTGACGGCTGCAAATTCTTCGTGTTCCTGCATATAGTTCCACATGACTTCAAATGCGTCCGGCATGTAAACATTGTCATCCGAGGACCAACTCCAGTATTTGCCGGATGCTTCACGAAAACCCCGATTCATGGCCTCGGCCTGCCCCCGGTTTTCCGTTTTTATAACCACGAGCCGAGGATCGTCGTACTGCTGCATGATATACTCGGACTTATCCGTGCTTCCGTCAATAACCACAATCAGCTCTAATTCTCGAAAAGTCTGATTCAAGCATGAATCGACGGATTCCCGAAGAAATCGCTCCCCATTAAAGGTTGGCAGCACAATCGAAATTATCGCCACGAATAGTCTCCTCGAAGACTATATTCCTGCCGCGCAATTCGGGCACGCCGCTGCCATTCGCGATAGCGCAGAAAAGTCCCGGTGATAAACGGAAGCAGCGCGAGCACAAGCAATCCGGGGACAACCTGTACGCGTTGTCGCACCAATAAGCCTTCATTTGGCAAGTATGTGAATATGACGGAAAACATCAAGATCGCCAGTATACTTACGCGGACAATGGGCATGCTCAGCAGCCATCTTCTTTGTTCTCTTCGTGCCCGCAACCATCCGACAATAATGAGACATGTCAGGCTCCAGGTTTCCACCGAGCTCACAAATACTCTGGTGGATTTGATATCCCATGGAAACGGTCTGAAGAACACGGCAGTGAAACCGGATATGAAAAACGTTGCACCTTCAGGCCCATAATCTATGTAGGACCCCTGAGTCGGATCTGCAACACCGGTTGCACGTTGTGATAGGCTCTTGACCATCATATCCGGAGAATCCACTTTTGTGCCTGTCACGCGTTCCAGTCCCTTGAGCGTTAGAGGGATGGAGACAATCAGCAGAATTACCACCAGCCCCCTCTTCCCACGCTGGATGAGTTCCACTGCTGCGCAGGCCAGCAACCAGACTGCGCACACGTGAGGTCTCAGGATGCCTCCAATTGCTACACCGGCTATGGCAGAAAATCCTATTGTTGAGGCTTTGCCCTGGTTCATTGCGGGCATGATGGAGAGAATCTGGCAAACGCTCCAGTACATGAGTCCTTCTTTCATGTTACTGGTTGTCCAAAACACCGCGGATGGGAAGAAAATTACGAGATAACCCCATAATTCGACGTTCTTCACGGGTACAAAGCCGCGCATAAAGGTTCTGGCCAGAGTGAGTCCCCCCATGAACCCCAAGAAAGCGTTAATAGATACTGCGCTCAGTTCGGTGACTCCACCGAAATAGTTAAGATAGGCAAGGTACGCCACATAGGCGTCATTGGATAGTGGGAACGAATCTCCGAAGGGCCATTCACCTCTTGCCAGATTTGCGGACATGGTCAACGCGCGCGTCCAATGCACTCCTCCATCTGCACGAGAAATACCGAGAAGGTAATAGACGTAAGTCTCGCTCAGCCAGGAATACGCCAACCAAAGCAACCCCAGAATCATCACGTTGTGCCGGAACGAGTCGGTAAATGTCCCTTTTCGCAGGTAATGACCTGTCGCTACGGGAACAAGAATCATGAGGAGAATGAGGACCAAAAGATCCGAAATATTCCACTCGGACATCGTTCGTATTACCCGTTACGGCCTATTCTTCTCGTGCATTCACGTACTGAGAAGGATGAGATCAAAAGTAATCGCGGTTTGTGCAGAGCGATTCATCGAGATTGGCAGCCACCGGCCTCGGTGACGCTGGACTAGATTTAGATATATCAACCGATTGTGCCCGGCAGAGACGCCGGGCGCTACTGATACTTTTCTTGTAGGTATCGGATTACTTCAAAACTTTCGAGAAACACTAAGTAGGTAACCG
The sequence above is a segment of the Desulfomonile tiedjei DSM 6799 genome. Coding sequences within it:
- a CDS encoding polysaccharide deacetylase family protein, which gives rise to MAGQPLTPWTEEKKKIPLGEAAFTISIDTELAWGSFDRDGLRKYDKEYALEREIIRDLLILFERYRIKATWAIVGHLFLQRCAKNGPTSHNRVLQPQYSWYPQGWLSHDPFSDVDKDPFFYAPDIVDAILGSSQAHEIASHTFSHAILGDPECSGDVARSQLTECRRLAEEKGVRLHSVVFPRNSIGHLDILCQLGFTCFRGPEKSWYNMTEAPKYASKLFHFADKLLAVSPPVYPELECLLCGNERSVIVDVPASMFFTPYKGLWRLVSISDRIRQAKKGLASAIREKALFHLWFHPVNLASSSQLMDALEEILFEVSKMVEAGNMHSMTMEEIAARILSGVPSDAR
- a CDS encoding glycosyltransferase family 2 protein translates to MAIISIVLPTFNGERFLRESVDSCLNQTFRELELIVVIDGSTDKSEYIMQQYDDPRLVVIKTENRGQAEAMNRGFREASGKYWSWSSDDNVYMPDAFEVMWNYMQEHEEFAAVSTDGLIIDEKSRRIGYQEFTWQCFLYRADVARTIPVHRSEARILEDIDFFLRLKHYGGPVGRISRPYIKYRVHKHMVSHTRIKERPLISAKLNYEYITSGISQGDMEAMFMDRLSQCALHRAYDTMDGIMAFAREKAVPFLNALERKNLFLRTPVGWLQNRIHIAVRSQLGKIRSRLKLLHYLTLSQWSFHNSND